The window TCTCGTCGGGCTCGACGTGGATGGTCACGATCGTGTCCGCGTCGTCGTCGTGCAGCGCGCGCTCGATGCGGTCGCAGATGTCGTGCGCTTCGGCCACGCGCAGGTCGCGCGGCACCACCAGGTGGAAGTCGACGAAGGTCAGCCGCCCCGCCTGCCGGGTGCGCAGGTCGTGGGCCTCGATCGCGCCGTCGGCGTTGGCCGCGATCACGCCCTTGATCCGGGCGACTGTGGCGTCGTCGGCCGCCTCGTCCATCAGCCCGCCGACCGAGGCGCGCACCAGCTGGAAGCCGGACCACAGCACGTTCACGGCGACGAGGCAGGCGATGGCGGGGTCGAGCCAGGCCTTGCCGGTCCACACCGCAGCGCCGATGCCGATCAGCACGCCGATCGAGGAGACGACGTCGGTCATCAGGTGCTTGCCGTCGGCGACCAGCGCCGGTGAGCGCAGCGTCCGGCCGCGGCGCAGCAGCAGAAGGCACCATGCGGCGTTGATCGCGCTCGCGGCGAGGTTCGCCCCGATGCCGAGCGGGGTCAGCTCCAGCGGCCGCGGATCGAGAAAGGCGCGGTAGGCCTCGTTGAAGATCGTGGCCGCCGCCACGACGATCAGCACGCCCTCGGTCACGGCCGAGAGGTACTCCGCCTTGTGGTGGCCGTAGGGGTGGTTGCTGTCGGGCGGCGCCGCGGAGAGGCGCACGGCGACGAAGGCCGCGACCGCCGCCGCCACGTTCACGACGCTCTCGGCGGCGTCCGAGTACAGCGCGACGGAACCGGTCAGCAGATAGGCGACCGTCTTCAGCGCCAGCACCGCGACGCCGACAACGATGCTTCCGAAGGCGATCTTCGCCGTCTGGTCCATGCTCGCCCGCCGTTCGCGCGTGTTCGGAAGCGGAGCGCTTAGCGGACCGGCGACAAGCGTTCAACCGCTGAGTTCGCAACTGCGAGGCGGTCGCGAAACCGGGCGCGCGCCCCCGTGCAAAACGCGATCGGCCATGCTACGACCGCGGCCGGCCGGTCCCGTAGCTCAGCTGGACAGAGCGACGG is drawn from Methylopila sp. 73B and contains these coding sequences:
- a CDS encoding cation diffusion facilitator family transporter, translated to MDQTAKIAFGSIVVGVAVLALKTVAYLLTGSVALYSDAAESVVNVAAAVAAFVAVRLSAAPPDSNHPYGHHKAEYLSAVTEGVLIVVAAATIFNEAYRAFLDPRPLELTPLGIGANLAASAINAAWCLLLLRRGRTLRSPALVADGKHLMTDVVSSIGVLIGIGAAVWTGKAWLDPAIACLVAVNVLWSGFQLVRASVGGLMDEAADDATVARIKGVIAANADGAIEAHDLRTRQAGRLTFVDFHLVVPRDLRVAEAHDICDRIERALHDDDADTIVTIHVEPDEKAKHAGIIVL